Within Verrucomicrobiota bacterium, the genomic segment AGCAGATCAACGTGGGGCGCGCCGTGCTGGAAATCAGCATGAACGCCGCCGAAAACGGCCTGTTCGTTCCCAGTGAACTGACGTTGCTGGGCAAAACCATGCTGCAACTGGATGAAGTCGGCAAGATTCTCGATCCGGCGTTTGACCCGAATGCGTGCGTCCGCCGCCATGCGAGCGCGCTGATGTCCAAACGCCTGCTGAAAAATGCCACCCAAGGCAGTTTCTTCAGTTCGATGTTGGAAATGAAGCATTTTGTCGGCGGCCTGCCCGCCCGCCTCAACCATATCATGGACGTGATCACCAATCACGAGTTGGAAGTCAAGATTAAAGCCGTGGATGCGAAATTGGTGGTGGAAGGATTTGAAAAGATCGCCAATCGAATCACGACCGGCATCATCCTCGCCGCGCTGATCATGGGGGCGTCGCTCCTGATGCAGGTCCCCAGTAATTTTCGTATCCTGGGGTATCCTGGTCTGGGTATTCTCTGCTTTCTCGCCGCCGCGGCCGGCGGGTTCTATCTCGTGTTTCGGATCTTCATTCAAGACCACCAGGACCGGAAGAAATGACCCGATTATGACCACTTTTAAAAAGAAAACCTCAACCCAACCCCAACCACCACCATGGGGTGAACACCCCATAGAATGTCGCAATCCTTTCCCGTATTGTAGTGGCGTGAAACAGAATGCTTGTCCACAGGATCATCAGATCAGACCGCGCGCCATCGCCATCGCTAATCACGAAGCCGGACTCGCACCCAACGTAAATAAATTGAAAACTATGAAAACGTTAATACAGCAATGCGAGCCGAGCAGCCGCGTTCAACCGTCAGGTCCTTCATTCCAGGACAATGGAAAACCATCTGCGGGTCGCAAGCTGCCCCTTCTGTTCAACCTGATGGCCTTGCTGGCAGGAGCTGTGTTCCTGCTGGGCGGCGCGCCGACCGCCCGCGCCGACCGGAGTCCGACGAACTGCGCCGGCAGCGGACTGGTGATCACGCTCTACACGTCCATTCCCGACGTACACATCGGCGACCGGATTTTTTACAGTATCAATGTGATCAACGGGATCGTGGGTAGCGGGCGCATCGCGTGCGATGCCTCCGACATTGTGGCGTTCATCGTCACGCCGGACGGCGTGACCAATTACGTCACGTTGCGGCGCACCGCGCTGCATAACGCTGAGTCGGATTACTATCCCGACGTGGTCGGCTATACCGTCCGCGCCGTCGATATCAAACCGGATGGCACCGTGGTGGCCCAGGCGCGGGATATCGGAACCATTCACCAAAACGACGTGAATAGCGTCGGTGGCGCTTTTCAGGAAGTGAACACCCAAGTGAACGAGCCCTGCGTTGCGATCCTCGCGCAATGCGTCGGCGGCGTGGGTGAGAACGGTGCAATCTCGTTCTCCGGAACAGTGACCAATTGCGGTAACAACACGCTGATCGGGGTGACGGTGACGAACTTCCACGAAGCTGGGTACTTCACGGTGCTTTTCCCCACCAACCTTGCCATCGGCCAGGTGGCCCCGTTCAGCGGAAGCTGGGTACCCTTGAATCCCTGCGTGCCGAGCACGGCCACCCTGACCGTCAAGGCGAGCGATGACTTCACGTCCACTCCGCGCTTGGTGACCAATATCGCCACCATCGTCTGCCAGAACACGTTAACGCCGGGAATTAAAGTGACCAAAACGTGTCCTCCGCTGGCGGTCGCTCCCGGCCAGTTGCTTACTTTCTCCGGCAGTGTCAGTAATACCGGCAACGTGACGTTGACCAATATTGTGGTGGTCAATGATCAGCCGGCTCCCAATACGCCGGTGCTTACCGTGGTTTCCCTGGCACCCGGGGCGGTGACCAATTTCACTGGTAGTTATTTGGCGCCGACCAATTGCTCGGTAACCGACACGCTGACGGTTCGTGCCGTGAGCCGGTGCGGGTTCTCCGTTACGAATATAGCGAGTGCAACGTGTCCAATTTTGACGGCACCGCAAATCGCGGTGACGGCGGTTTGTCCGGTCGCCCCGGGACTGCCCGGCGGTTCGCTAACCTACAGTGGCACGGTGCGGAATACCGGCAGCAGCATCTTGACCAACGTGGTCGTGGTCAGTGATCGCCCCAGCGCCAATACCGTCGTTTTCACAGTTGCCTCGCTGGTGCCGGGTGCGTCGGCCAACTTCACCGGCACGTACACGGTGCCGACCAACGTTTGCTCGGTGACCACCACGTTTAGTGGAACCGGCCTGGATATGTGTAGCGCCACCACCGTTACGAACATCGCGGTGGCTACCTGCGCGGTCAGCACCACCCCGGCCATCGCGGTTACGCTGGCGTGTCCAGCCGTGTCCGCCAGCACCGGCGGTTTGATCACGTACAGCGGCACGGTGCGCAATGCGGGCAACGTCACGCTGAATAATGTATATGTAGTAAATAACCAGCCGGCACCGAACACGCCGGTCATTGGTCCGCTAACGCTGGCCGCCGGCGCGACGGTCAATTTCACCACCAGTTTTACCGCGCCCGCCAATGCGTGCTCGGTCAGCAGCACGGTGATCGCCATGGGTAACGATAATTGTACGGCCGCTCTGGTGACGAACACCGCGTCCGCCACCTGTCCGCTGATTACGACGCCGGGGATTGCGGTCACGCAGGTCTGCCCGGTGAGTCCGCCCATCCCCGGTGGGGTGCTGACGTACAGCGGCACGGTACGCAATTCGGGTAACATCACGCTCACCAACGTGGTGGTCTTGAACAATCTGAGCGGGGCCACGCCGGTCTTCACGTCCGCCACGCTGGCACCCGGCGCGGTAGCCAACTTCACTGGCAGCTATCTGGCACAGACCAATTGCTCCGCCACGAGCATCTCGACCGCCACCGGTCAGAGTATCTGCGGCATCGCCGTTACTAATGCGGTGAGCACGACCTGTCCGATCCTCACGGCGCCGCAAATCGCCATCATCGCCGTTTGTCCGGCCACCTTGGTGGTACCCGGCGGTTCGCTAACCTACAGCGGCACGGTGCGGAATACCGGGAAT encodes:
- a CDS encoding AarF/ABC1/UbiB kinase family protein; translated protein: DAATDLVIRFSQTREDFNQTEFRHRIDQLMASRQDQGLQQINVGRAVLEISMNAAENGLFVPSELTLLGKTMLQLDEVGKILDPAFDPNACVRRHASALMSKRLLKNATQGSFFSSMLEMKHFVGGLPARLNHIMDVITNHELEVKIKAVDAKLVVEGFEKIANRITTGIILAALIMGASLLMQVPSNFRILGYPGLGILCFLAAAAGGFYLVFRIFIQDHQDRKK